In Halovivax gelatinilyticus, the following are encoded in one genomic region:
- a CDS encoding type II toxin-antitoxin system HicB family antitoxin: MSSTTQGNDAEGVEFYYESDGTVTAKDLETGLARGGDTRAEALTQLAEVIQLHEGEGEPIDDPDGFLRDELDIDPDDLKTVEPDDYPEFMR; this comes from the coding sequence ATGTCGAGCACGACTCAGGGAAACGACGCCGAGGGCGTCGAATTCTATTACGAATCCGACGGCACAGTGACTGCCAAGGATCTCGAAACCGGGCTCGCTCGCGGCGGTGACACCCGAGCGGAAGCGCTCACCCAGCTCGCCGAGGTGATACAACTCCACGAAGGAGAGGGCGAACCGATCGACGATCCCGATGGCTTTCTCCGCGACGAACTCGATATCGATCCCGACGATCTCAAGACTGTCGAACCAGACGACTATCCCGAATTCATGCGGTGA
- a CDS encoding type II toxin-antitoxin system HicB family antitoxin: protein MTNPNATRPTRRTVTRSDGWFVTTDEDTGVASQGKTKVEALENLAEALRLHLRQVPERDE from the coding sequence GTGACCAACCCCAACGCGACACGACCGACGAGACGAACCGTCACGCGTAGCGACGGCTGGTTCGTCACAACGGACGAAGATACCGGGGTTGCCAGTCAAGGAAAAACGAAGGTCGAGGCGCTCGAAAACCTGGCCGAAGCGCTTCGACTCCACCTTCGTCAAGTCCCCGAGCGCGACGAGTGA
- a CDS encoding DUF3185 family protein: protein MVLTPFRVYSGIGVILVIIGIVMLFYGHDGLQQYDSMSGDFARAVSESHQEQYEQYWWIRTIGGVIAVLGLGEIVAN, encoded by the coding sequence ATGGTACTCACTCCATTTCGAGTTTACAGCGGAATTGGCGTTATTCTTGTCATAATCGGTATCGTGATGCTGTTCTATGGGCACGATGGTTTGCAGCAATACGACTCGATGTCTGGTGATTTCGCTCGTGCCGTTTCAGAGTCTCATCAGGAACAGTATGAACAGTATTGGTGGATTCGAACGATTGGCGGTGTTATTGCCGTCCTCGGGTTAGGTGAAATAGTAGCAAACTAA
- a CDS encoding DUF5789 family protein yields MADDKQGRDEQADRKENRQRERELEEAQARGDEKEPLYDDESVRLGDLDEWLKSHDYPTTTTELVAAYGDYELQTQGGKKPLEDVLSSTDDQTYDSAEDARRRILGLIGR; encoded by the coding sequence ATGGCAGATGATAAACAGGGCCGGGACGAGCAAGCAGATCGTAAAGAGAATCGCCAGCGTGAGCGAGAATTAGAGGAGGCTCAAGCCCGCGGCGATGAAAAGGAACCGCTGTATGATGACGAAAGCGTGCGGCTTGGTGATCTTGACGAATGGCTCAAATCGCACGACTATCCAACCACGACAACTGAGTTGGTTGCGGCCTACGGCGATTACGAACTTCAAACTCAGGGCGGCAAGAAACCCCTGGAGGACGTACTCTCTTCGACCGATGACCAAACATATGACTCAGCCGAGGACGCTCGCAGACGGATACTGGGACTCATAGGCCGATAG
- a CDS encoding S9 family peptidase, giving the protein MSEPLSLEDRYDLRRPSSLALSPGGHRVAFVVTESDPDEDEDRRSLFVAPRDGSRDPHRLTRVANAGSPAWGPNGNRLAFVATRDRDVELSVGRDEAEDDDETGDDGGEPDEGSPTGSSDEPKPQVWVFDLALGGDARQLTAFEEGVREFDWSPDGERLVVSARDPTDDQRTYIEGVREDDDPYEVTRTQHKQDGNGFVDDVETRLFVIDADGVGLGRDDATRLDEAVGRGAREPYVGLQPAWGPSDRIAFVAYAGDDPDETYAMDVHTIAPDGSDRRTLTDGEVTAMGLRWSPDGSLLSYAAGHPTNTYHPTEVHVANPAAGETWSVSASLDRTVSWTGTPEWIGDDALVATVGDEARTRLVRLDARTDEPERVFDAQGDGRTVTSFDATPETTAVVLSHPNEGIDVFALPTADLDTGAEPTRLSAVNEGLFDGAALPTCERVTFENGDGETVEGLVYLPESFEPDASDPCPLVCHVHGGPTAYDAPGFSFDYAYWTGRGYAVLNVNYRGSTSYGRAFSESIRGEWGPREADDILSGVDHVVERGWADPDRLFISGFSQGGINTLYVVTRDDRFAAAAPEHGIYDFYANFGTADMHQWYVNDMGVPWENPDAYREISSIQDVDHVDTPLLITAGENDWRCPPSQAEQLYVSARRAGVEAKLLIYQDEHHNISRPGRHIHRLEALTEWFEEYDPAAE; this is encoded by the coding sequence ATGTCCGAACCGCTCTCGCTCGAGGACCGATACGACCTTCGCAGACCGTCTAGCCTGGCGCTGTCGCCCGGCGGCCATCGGGTCGCGTTCGTCGTCACCGAATCCGATCCGGACGAAGACGAAGATCGACGATCACTGTTCGTCGCACCGAGGGACGGGAGCCGCGATCCCCACCGGCTCACCCGCGTCGCGAACGCCGGTTCGCCCGCCTGGGGACCGAACGGCAACCGACTGGCGTTCGTCGCGACGCGTGATCGCGACGTCGAACTTTCGGTCGGACGTGACGAGGCCGAGGATGACGACGAGACGGGAGACGACGGTGGAGAGCCGGACGAGGGGTCGCCGACCGGTTCGTCCGACGAGCCCAAACCGCAGGTGTGGGTCTTCGATCTCGCACTCGGCGGCGACGCGAGGCAGCTCACCGCGTTCGAAGAGGGCGTCCGCGAGTTCGACTGGAGCCCCGACGGCGAGCGACTCGTCGTCTCGGCTCGGGATCCGACCGACGACCAGCGCACGTACATAGAGGGGGTTCGCGAGGACGACGATCCGTACGAGGTGACCCGAACCCAGCACAAACAGGACGGAAACGGGTTCGTCGACGACGTCGAGACGCGCCTGTTCGTGATCGATGCTGACGGAGTCGGCCTCGGTCGAGACGACGCGACCCGACTCGACGAGGCCGTCGGTCGCGGGGCGCGCGAACCGTACGTCGGCCTCCAGCCGGCGTGGGGCCCGAGCGATCGGATCGCGTTCGTCGCCTACGCCGGCGACGATCCCGACGAAACCTACGCGATGGACGTCCACACGATCGCACCCGACGGGAGCGACCGCCGCACGCTGACCGACGGCGAGGTCACCGCGATGGGGCTTCGGTGGTCTCCAGACGGGAGTCTGCTCTCCTACGCGGCAGGACACCCGACGAACACCTACCATCCGACGGAGGTCCACGTGGCGAATCCGGCGGCCGGTGAGACGTGGTCGGTATCGGCTTCGCTCGATCGAACGGTCTCGTGGACGGGAACGCCCGAGTGGATCGGCGACGACGCGCTCGTGGCCACAGTCGGCGACGAGGCGCGCACCCGGCTGGTTCGACTCGACGCCCGGACGGACGAACCGGAGCGGGTGTTCGACGCGCAGGGCGACGGTCGCACGGTGACGAGTTTCGACGCGACGCCCGAGACGACCGCCGTCGTCCTCAGCCACCCGAACGAGGGGATAGACGTCTTCGCACTGCCGACGGCCGACCTCGATACGGGTGCGGAGCCGACGCGACTCAGCGCGGTGAACGAGGGACTCTTCGACGGGGCGGCGCTGCCCACCTGCGAGCGCGTGACGTTCGAAAACGGCGACGGCGAGACGGTCGAAGGGCTGGTCTACCTGCCGGAGTCGTTCGAACCCGACGCGTCCGACCCCTGCCCGCTCGTCTGTCACGTCCACGGCGGGCCGACCGCCTACGACGCGCCCGGCTTCTCGTTCGATTACGCCTACTGGACCGGGCGGGGCTACGCCGTTCTCAACGTCAACTACCGGGGCTCGACCTCCTACGGCCGGGCGTTCTCGGAGTCCATCCGCGGCGAGTGGGGCCCGCGCGAGGCCGACGACATCCTCTCGGGCGTCGACCACGTCGTCGAGCGCGGCTGGGCCGACCCCGATCGCCTGTTCATCTCCGGCTTCTCCCAGGGCGGGATCAACACGCTCTACGTCGTCACGCGGGACGACCGCTTCGCCGCCGCGGCGCCCGAACACGGCATCTACGACTTCTACGCTAACTTCGGCACCGCGGACATGCACCAGTGGTACGTCAACGACATGGGCGTCCCCTGGGAGAACCCGGACGCCTACCGGGAGATCTCCAGCATCCAGGACGTCGACCACGTAGACACGCCGCTTTTGATCACGGCCGGCGAGAACGACTGGCGGTGCCCGCCGTCGCAGGCCGAACAGCTCTACGTCAGCGCTCGTCGCGCGGGAGTGGAGGCGAAACTCCTCATCTACCAGGACGAACACCACAACATCTCTCGACCCGGACGCCACATCCACCGCCTGGAGGCGCTGACCGAGTGGTTCGAGGAATACGATCCGGCGGCGGAGTGA
- a CDS encoding winged helix DNA-binding protein: protein MATLQQVIDDLDPKSIDMLRAISERGNEATTPEIRDRTGLSNGQVAYRREKLREYGFLSVRTGDPDGSRTPPKVHSFTTSARSHIEAGLFERYDPPVTSDVEQLSTQTNHLRDRIDDLERVVDDLGEQIEQVNRDLAYQLGEPAEIREATDGETIATTVSAIRSDVAELRDELDELDERKKDKGGIFR from the coding sequence ATGGCAACCCTCCAGCAGGTTATCGACGATCTCGATCCGAAAAGCATCGACATGCTCCGAGCGATCTCCGAGCGCGGAAACGAGGCGACGACACCGGAGATCCGTGACCGAACTGGCCTGAGCAACGGGCAGGTGGCCTACCGCCGGGAAAAACTACGGGAGTACGGATTTCTGTCCGTGAGGACCGGCGATCCCGACGGCTCACGGACGCCGCCGAAGGTCCACTCGTTTACCACGTCCGCACGCTCTCACATCGAAGCCGGACTATTCGAACGGTACGATCCGCCCGTGACGAGCGACGTCGAACAACTGAGCACGCAGACGAACCACCTTCGCGATCGCATCGACGACCTCGAACGTGTCGTAGACGATCTCGGCGAGCAGATCGAACAGGTGAACCGAGATCTGGCCTACCAGCTGGGAGAACCCGCCGAGATTCGCGAGGCGACCGACGGCGAGACGATCGCGACGACGGTGAGCGCTATCCGGTCCGATGTCGCGGAACTACGAGACGAGCTCGACGAACTGGACGAGCGCAAGAAGGACAAAGGCGGCATCTTCCGCTGA
- a CDS encoding DUF7344 domain-containing protein — MPIELTESEFHATLADKRRRLILRCLQESGTPLPLSTLADRIARYEFTGPSEDDQRAIRISLHHAHVPYLEDLGIISYDRDTTRVRRGPNFEKLVACLESPTVTTPRTYQPSDIPTDGRRYG, encoded by the coding sequence ATGCCAATCGAACTAACAGAATCCGAGTTCCACGCGACCCTCGCCGACAAACGACGGCGACTGATCCTGCGCTGTCTGCAGGAATCGGGAACGCCCCTGCCCCTGTCGACGCTCGCCGACCGTATCGCACGTTACGAGTTCACCGGCCCCTCGGAGGACGATCAGCGTGCGATACGAATCAGCCTCCATCACGCGCACGTCCCCTATCTAGAAGACCTGGGAATCATCTCGTACGATCGAGACACCACGCGCGTACGGCGTGGACCGAACTTCGAAAAACTCGTCGCCTGTCTCGAGTCGCCGACCGTAACGACCCCTCGAACCTACCAACCGAGTGATATCCCCACCGATGGACGGCGATACGGCTGA
- a CDS encoding MBL fold metallo-hydrolase: MRPVDVVHPIEAGEVRIKRAQVAGRGPILVRHWRTMLSRTWTKPLPVYCWLVDHPDGTILVDTGPKPTDEWWYPRHHVYYPLSYRTRAGRGGGLERGLAELGTAVAAIDAVVLTHCHPDHAEGLELVPDVPVYVETNEDAYSQTLRGRFWGAHPSYTPERERAKPVVLSDESIGPFDRSFALPGVAGVSIVPTPGHTAHHCSVVVEGDGPTVLLAADACLSLDQLETGRVDGVATRGRAGRSTLDRIAQWWSEDDVIVLPSHDRRGYDTLIEARTR; the protein is encoded by the coding sequence GTGCGACCGGTCGACGTCGTTCACCCGATCGAAGCCGGCGAAGTCCGCATAAAGCGGGCGCAGGTAGCCGGCCGGGGTCCGATCCTGGTCCGCCACTGGCGAACGATGCTGTCGAGGACGTGGACGAAGCCGTTGCCGGTCTACTGCTGGCTGGTCGACCACCCCGACGGAACGATCCTCGTCGATACCGGGCCGAAACCGACCGACGAGTGGTGGTACCCGCGACATCACGTCTACTATCCGCTTTCCTACCGGACTCGCGCTGGTCGGGGTGGCGGGCTCGAACGCGGGCTCGCTGAACTGGGTACGGCCGTAGCGGCGATCGACGCCGTCGTCCTCACGCACTGTCACCCGGATCACGCCGAGGGGCTCGAACTCGTCCCCGACGTCCCGGTCTACGTGGAAACCAACGAGGACGCCTACTCGCAGACGCTTCGCGGACGATTCTGGGGGGCACACCCGTCGTACACTCCGGAACGGGAGCGTGCAAAACCGGTAGTACTCTCTGACGAGTCGATCGGTCCGTTCGATCGGTCGTTCGCGCTTCCCGGCGTCGCCGGGGTGTCGATCGTCCCGACCCCCGGACACACTGCCCATCACTGCTCGGTCGTCGTCGAGGGCGACGGACCGACCGTTCTACTCGCGGCCGACGCCTGTCTCAGTCTCGACCAGCTGGAGACGGGGCGAGTCGACGGCGTCGCCACGCGAGGGCGAGCCGGCCGGTCGACGCTCGACCGGATCGCTCAGTGGTGGAGCGAAGACGACGTCATCGTGCTCCCGAGTCACGATCGACGAGGATACGATACCCTCATCGAGGCGCGAACTCGATGA
- a CDS encoding response regulator — translation MNAHDAAEPADILLVEDNPGDVRLTKEAFKDGQITNTLHVVDDGVEALDFLFQRNEYEDAPIPDLVLLDLNLPRKNGDEVLAELHEDPRRRRIPVIVLTSSEAETDVVKSYELCACGYLTKPVDPDEFISTVRELEQFWLSIMRLPSESNLD, via the coding sequence ATGAACGCACACGACGCCGCCGAACCGGCGGACATTCTCCTCGTCGAAGACAATCCCGGTGACGTACGGCTGACGAAAGAGGCGTTCAAAGACGGTCAAATCACCAACACGCTTCACGTCGTCGACGACGGAGTCGAGGCGCTCGACTTTCTCTTCCAGCGAAACGAGTACGAAGACGCTCCGATCCCTGATCTCGTCCTGCTCGATCTCAACCTCCCGCGAAAGAACGGCGACGAGGTCCTGGCGGAGCTACACGAAGACCCGAGACGTCGGCGCATTCCGGTGATCGTCCTGACGAGTTCGGAGGCCGAAACGGACGTCGTTAAATCCTACGAGCTCTGTGCCTGTGGCTACCTCACGAAGCCGGTCGATCCCGACGAGTTCATCTCGACGGTCAGGGAATTAGAGCAGTTCTGGCTCTCGATCATGCGGCTACCGAGCGAGTCGAATCTCGACTGA
- a CDS encoding phosphotransferase family protein, which produces MTDGDFDAGALEAYLARECDIAGSETTVLHDGLNLSVALSTPETDCAYVLRRPNKFREMDSFNDVSTEHAILERLHETSIPSPEAVACCTDESVLGDPFLVTTYLAGESVPLGADLPERFRTPAARARFAASVVETMATLHTVDADRFADVCDRRPLGAQVETIVSQFEDALAATGHEHAQLRRVADWLRANAPTDATTALVHGDYRPANLLVSDDRPEIAGVLDWETAFLGDPLVELGYLLLRFRDADDPSLPVDELASRYADSEAIADVQAIDERGLAPYTSDPGSPTRAELVSQYEADTGYRFENERFYRAFAAFILAAVWEDLERTALQAGGEAARGPYIDYLGLLATAIVDGDFEL; this is translated from the coding sequence ATGACCGACGGCGACTTCGACGCTGGTGCCCTCGAAGCGTACCTGGCCAGAGAGTGCGACATTGCCGGCTCGGAAACGACGGTCCTCCACGACGGACTCAACCTGTCGGTCGCCCTCTCGACGCCTGAGACAGACTGCGCGTACGTCCTCCGTCGTCCTAACAAGTTCCGCGAGATGGACTCGTTCAACGACGTTTCGACGGAGCACGCCATCCTCGAACGTCTCCACGAAACGTCGATTCCCTCGCCCGAAGCGGTCGCGTGCTGTACCGACGAGTCGGTGCTCGGCGACCCGTTCCTGGTGACGACCTACCTCGCTGGCGAGTCCGTCCCGCTGGGAGCGGACCTGCCCGAACGATTTCGGACGCCGGCCGCACGCGCTCGGTTCGCCGCGTCGGTTGTCGAAACGATGGCGACGCTCCACACGGTCGACGCGGATCGGTTCGCGGACGTCTGTGACCGTCGGCCCCTCGGAGCCCAGGTGGAGACGATCGTCTCGCAGTTCGAAGACGCCTTGGCCGCAACCGGTCACGAACACGCGCAGCTCCGGCGGGTCGCAGACTGGCTCCGGGCGAACGCGCCGACCGACGCGACGACGGCGCTCGTCCACGGCGACTACCGACCGGCGAACCTGCTCGTTTCGGACGATCGGCCCGAAATCGCGGGCGTACTCGACTGGGAGACGGCCTTTCTCGGCGATCCGTTGGTCGAACTCGGCTACCTGCTGCTCCGCTTTCGGGACGCGGACGATCCGTCGCTCCCGGTGGACGAACTCGCATCGCGATACGCCGATAGCGAGGCGATCGCTGACGTTCAGGCGATCGACGAGCGCGGACTCGCCCCGTACACGAGCGACCCCGGCAGTCCGACTCGCGCGGAACTCGTCTCGCAATACGAAGCGGATACCGGCTATCGCTTCGAAAACGAGCGGTTCTACCGGGCGTTCGCCGCGTTCATCCTCGCGGCCGTCTGGGAGGACCTCGAGCGAACCGCGCTGCAAGCTGGCGGCGAGGCCGCGCGCGGGCCGTACATCGACTACCTGGGGCTTCTCGCGACGGCCATCGTCGACGGCGACTTCGAGCTGTAG
- a CDS encoding heavy metal translocating P-type ATPase yields the protein METAPGQVSVTADRSTSPANRPVVRRQALFVALTFVGMFGGLLGSWFGAPEAFVWANYAVAYVCGGWYGLKASVETIQEPAVEIDLLMILAALGALYIGAPFEGAMLLFLFSLSGVLEEYAIGRSRTAIRSLIEMRPDAAQVLRDGTEVRTPIDDVEVGDVFVVRPGDRLALDGVVESGESTVDQSSLTGESVPVPKEPGDEVFSGTINETGSLEVRVTKPAQESAISRLIHMVEQAQEKRAPTQQFIDRFEQPYVLSVLAMTAVAIALPIALFAHAFEPTFYRAMTLMVAASPCAVIISTPAAVLSAISAGGRQGVLFKGGEHIETAGDVDAIAFDKTGTLTEGNTRLTQARARDGVRVDGESLTDDRLLSLVAGVQSRSEHHLAEATVEAARERSLEIPAATGFEAVVGKGVHASVGGRTIHVGNQRYVETELAGSIGGLEAGLSAVRELEASGRTSVLVVEESGDTRRVLGWLAFTDTIRADAAETIARLRERGVEQIVMLTGDNERVARAIADELGIDEVYAELLPEEKVEHVEMLQERHEAVAMVGDGVNDAPALATADISVGMGGAGTDVALETADIVLMSDKLDRLPYAFALSRETRRTLYVNFSIAFGAIAIMIVAILTAGIPLPVAVVGHEGSTVLVSLIGLRLLRFDG from the coding sequence ATGGAGACGGCCCCCGGCCAGGTGTCGGTTACCGCCGATCGATCGACGTCCCCGGCGAACCGACCGGTCGTCAGGCGCCAGGCGCTCTTCGTCGCCCTCACGTTCGTCGGCATGTTCGGCGGACTGCTCGGTAGCTGGTTCGGCGCGCCGGAGGCGTTCGTGTGGGCGAACTACGCGGTCGCGTACGTCTGTGGCGGCTGGTACGGCCTCAAAGCGAGCGTCGAGACGATCCAGGAGCCGGCGGTCGAGATCGACCTGCTGATGATCCTCGCCGCCCTCGGTGCGCTCTACATCGGCGCGCCGTTCGAAGGGGCGATGTTGCTCTTTCTGTTCTCGCTCTCGGGCGTCTTAGAGGAGTACGCGATCGGCCGGTCGCGGACGGCGATCCGGTCGCTCATCGAGATGCGTCCGGACGCGGCGCAGGTGCTACGCGACGGAACGGAGGTGCGGACCCCGATCGACGACGTCGAGGTCGGCGACGTGTTCGTCGTTCGACCCGGCGATCGATTGGCGCTCGACGGGGTCGTCGAATCCGGCGAGAGCACGGTCGATCAGTCGTCGCTGACCGGCGAGTCGGTCCCGGTCCCCAAAGAGCCCGGCGACGAGGTGTTCAGCGGAACGATCAACGAAACGGGAAGCCTCGAGGTTCGAGTGACGAAACCGGCCCAGGAGTCGGCCATCTCCCGGCTCATTCACATGGTCGAGCAGGCCCAGGAAAAACGCGCGCCGACACAGCAGTTCATCGACCGATTCGAACAGCCCTACGTGCTGTCGGTCCTCGCGATGACGGCGGTCGCGATCGCCCTGCCGATCGCGCTCTTCGCCCACGCGTTCGAGCCGACGTTCTACCGGGCGATGACGCTCATGGTGGCCGCTTCGCCCTGTGCGGTCATCATCTCGACCCCGGCGGCGGTGCTCTCGGCGATCTCCGCCGGCGGTCGACAGGGCGTCCTGTTCAAAGGCGGCGAACACATCGAGACCGCGGGGGACGTCGACGCGATCGCGTTCGACAAGACGGGGACGCTGACTGAAGGAAATACACGATTGACGCAGGCGCGCGCTCGCGACGGCGTCCGCGTCGACGGGGAGTCGCTGACCGACGACCGACTGCTTTCACTCGTCGCCGGCGTCCAGTCCCGATCGGAACACCACCTGGCCGAGGCGACCGTCGAGGCCGCCCGCGAGCGCTCGCTCGAAATCCCCGCTGCGACCGGCTTCGAGGCGGTCGTCGGCAAAGGGGTCCACGCGTCGGTCGGAGGTCGGACGATTCACGTCGGAAACCAGCGCTACGTCGAGACGGAACTGGCGGGCTCGATCGGCGGGCTCGAGGCGGGACTCTCCGCCGTTCGCGAACTGGAGGCGTCCGGACGGACGAGCGTCCTCGTCGTCGAAGAGAGCGGCGACACCCGGCGCGTTCTCGGCTGGCTCGCGTTCACCGACACGATTCGGGCCGACGCCGCCGAGACCATCGCGCGACTGCGCGAACGCGGCGTCGAGCAGATCGTCATGCTGACCGGCGACAACGAGCGCGTCGCTCGCGCCATCGCGGACGAACTCGGGATCGACGAAGTGTACGCCGAGTTGCTCCCCGAGGAGAAAGTCGAACACGTCGAGATGCTCCAGGAACGCCACGAGGCCGTCGCGATGGTCGGCGACGGCGTCAACGACGCGCCCGCCCTCGCCACGGCCGACATCAGCGTCGGGATGGGCGGCGCCGGAACCGACGTGGCGCTCGAGACGGCCGACATCGTCCTCATGTCCGACAAGCTCGACCGGCTCCCCTACGCGTTCGCGCTCAGCCGGGAGACCCGACGAACGCTGTACGTAAACTTCTCGATCGCCTTCGGCGCCATCGCCATCATGATCGTCGCGATCCTCACCGCCGGCATCCCGCTGCCGGTCGCGGTGGTCGGTCACGAGGGATCGACGGTGCTCGTCAGCCTGATCGGCCTGCGACTGCTGCGCTTCGACGGCTGA
- a CDS encoding HTTM domain-containing protein → MPSASPPRDEATASDDSATAHESVDSTPKPLDRIRRRIRERATVDTRALATLRIALGVILLIDLAHRAGDISTFYTDDGAYPRASYETASLWDGYSIHALSGELWVQVALFAVAAAFAIALVCGYRTRLVAVVSLVLLVSLHARNPALLNGGDRLLRVVLFVALVTPLGERWSVDALRRGRARTRVAGVGVAALLVQPVAVFTANALQKRDGDTWFAGEAVEIAMANDEMTILLGNHLDQYATLLELGTWLWVALLSGSALLLLGTTGRLRALVALCYIGAFAGMALTLSVGLFPYVLAASVVPFLTTPFWDRLARLVPERVKSATGRIPAAVPGPLTATPVERRALARLRRNGNASTASFAVAFGRSFLTVAGVLVLCWILLFSATNATDYDAPSEIEAVAPDEQHWGLYAPDPSETYTWYVSAAELEDGTVVDAVDGGEVLTDRPPDAAATHDSFRHRKFAETVRSSSYDDAPVVAERYVEWACTQATQRHDDGVEAVSFTMVSQPSPIDGTYEEPRETTLIERECA, encoded by the coding sequence GTGCCCTCCGCCAGCCCTCCACGCGACGAAGCGACCGCTTCCGACGACTCGGCCACCGCGCACGAATCGGTCGACTCGACGCCGAAGCCACTCGACCGAATTCGCCGACGGATCCGCGAGCGAGCCACCGTAGATACGCGAGCGCTCGCCACTCTCAGGATCGCCCTCGGAGTGATACTTCTGATCGATCTCGCCCACCGAGCGGGCGATATTTCGACGTTTTACACCGACGACGGCGCCTACCCGCGTGCGTCCTACGAGACGGCCTCCCTGTGGGACGGCTACTCGATCCACGCGCTCTCGGGAGAGCTGTGGGTCCAGGTGGCGTTGTTCGCCGTCGCGGCCGCGTTCGCGATCGCGCTCGTCTGTGGGTACCGAACGCGACTCGTCGCCGTCGTCTCGCTCGTGTTGCTGGTTTCGCTCCACGCCCGTAACCCCGCCCTCCTGAACGGCGGCGATCGGTTGCTCAGGGTGGTGTTGTTCGTCGCACTCGTGACGCCGCTGGGCGAGCGGTGGTCGGTCGACGCCCTCCGGCGAGGGCGAGCGCGAACGCGCGTCGCCGGCGTCGGGGTCGCCGCGCTGCTCGTCCAGCCCGTCGCGGTGTTCACCGCGAACGCCCTCCAAAAACGCGACGGGGACACCTGGTTCGCCGGCGAGGCGGTCGAGATCGCGATGGCGAACGACGAGATGACGATCCTGCTCGGCAACCACCTCGATCAGTACGCCACCCTGCTCGAACTGGGGACGTGGCTCTGGGTCGCGTTGCTCTCGGGATCGGCGCTCTTGCTCCTCGGCACGACCGGTCGCCTGCGCGCACTGGTCGCGCTCTGCTACATCGGGGCCTTCGCCGGGATGGCGCTGACGCTCTCCGTCGGGCTCTTTCCCTACGTGCTCGCCGCCTCCGTCGTTCCGTTTCTCACGACACCGTTCTGGGATCGGCTGGCCAGACTCGTTCCCGAGCGAGTTAAATCGGCGACGGGGCGGATACCGGCGGCCGTCCCCGGACCGCTCACCGCGACCCCGGTCGAACGACGCGCGCTCGCCCGGCTCCGGCGGAACGGCAACGCGTCGACGGCGTCGTTCGCGGTGGCGTTCGGCCGGTCGTTCCTGACGGTTGCGGGCGTCCTCGTCCTCTGCTGGATCCTGCTCTTCAGCGCGACCAACGCGACCGACTACGACGCGCCGAGCGAAATCGAGGCGGTGGCGCCAGACGAACAGCACTGGGGGCTGTACGCCCCCGATCCGTCGGAAACGTACACCTGGTACGTCAGCGCGGCGGAACTCGAAGACGGGACGGTCGTCGACGCCGTCGACGGCGGCGAGGTTCTGACCGATCGACCGCCCGACGCGGCCGCGACGCACGACTCGTTCAGACACCGAAAGTTCGCGGAGACGGTCCGTAGCTCGAGCTACGACGATGCGCCCGTCGTCGCCGAACGCTACGTCGAGTGGGCGTGCACGCAAGCTACGCAGCGTCACGACGACGGCGTCGAGGCGGTCTCGTTCACCATGGTCAGCCAGCCGAGCCCGATCGACGGAACCTACGAGGAACCGCGGGAGACGACGCTCATCGAGCGCGAGTGCGCGTAA